A genomic window from Photobacterium gaetbulicola Gung47 includes:
- a CDS encoding anaerobic ribonucleotide reductase-activating protein (COG0602): MNYHNYYPVDVVNGPGTRCTLFVSGCVHQCRGCYNQSTWRLDAGHAYTRELEDLIIADLNDSRIKRRGLSLSGGDPLHPANVAAVLALVKRVQAECTGKDIWLWTGYRLAELGEQQRAVLEYVNVVVDGKFEKELHDPELVWRGSSNQVIHHLKD; the protein is encoded by the coding sequence ATGAATTATCACAACTATTATCCTGTAGATGTAGTCAATGGCCCTGGAACACGGTGTACCTTGTTTGTCTCTGGCTGTGTGCACCAATGCCGTGGTTGTTACAACCAGAGCACTTGGCGGCTGGATGCAGGCCATGCCTATACCCGGGAGTTGGAAGATCTAATTATTGCTGATCTGAATGATAGCCGTATTAAGCGCCGTGGGCTTTCTTTGTCTGGGGGAGATCCACTGCACCCTGCGAATGTCGCAGCTGTTTTAGCTTTGGTAAAGCGCGTGCAGGCAGAGTGTACAGGAAAGGATATTTGGTTGTGGACCGGTTATCGCCTTGCAGAGCTTGGTGAGCAGCAAAGAGCTGTACTAGAGTATGTCAATGTTGTCGTAGACGGCAAGTTCGAGAAAGAGCTGCATGACCCTGAATTAGTCTGGCGGGGCAGTAGTAATCAA